Proteins from one Hemibagrus wyckioides isolate EC202008001 linkage group LG16, SWU_Hwy_1.0, whole genome shotgun sequence genomic window:
- the LOC131367135 gene encoding uncharacterized protein LOC131367135 gives MASIIGADCFGKKELKGRTYVQTKENKRVKEIAILRGNLRRLRKAYREATADEKPALTEMCDNLRGRIKTLRRAECHSRDRKRRMKEWTDFTKNPFKYMSKLLSNVRTGKLKATKEEVEKHLRQVHSDPRREDSLEEMQELIKPTEPAIPFRDEELSWQEMNTFLRKVRAKSAPGPNGIPYKVYKYCKRLRTRLWKLLRVASG, from the coding sequence ATGGCATCCATAATAGGTGCTGATTGCTTTGGAAAGAAAGAGCTGAAGGGTAGAACATATGTCCAGACAAAGGAAAACAAACGTGTGAAGGAGATAGCAATCCTTAGGGGGAATTTGCGGAGGTTGAGAAAGGCATATCGCGAAGCAACAGCGGATGAGAAACCAGCACTAACAGAAATGTGTGACAACCTGAGAGGACGCATAAAGACCTTGCGAAGAGCTGAATGTCATAGCAGGGATAGGAAGCGAAGAATGAAGGAGTGGACAGATTTCACCAAGAATCCCTTCAAATATATGTCGAAACTTCTGAGTAATGTAAGAACAGGGAAGCTAAAAGCAAcaaaggaggaggtggagaagcACCTTCGTCAGGTCCACAGTGATCCTAGAAGGGAGGACAGTTTAGAGGAGATGCAGGAACTCATTAAACCAACAGAACCAGCTATCCCCTTTAGAGATGAGGAACTGAGCTGGCAAGAGATGAATACCTTTCTCAGGAAGGTCAGAGCAAAATCAGCCCCAGGTCCGAATGGCATTCCATACAAGGtgtataaatattgtaaaaGGCTCAGGACACGTCTATGGAAGCTACTGAGAGTGGCTAGCGGATAG
- the ddx56 gene encoding probable ATP-dependent RNA helicase DDX56 — MDPERIQFHEMGLDDRILKAVADLGWAQPTLIQEKAIPLALDGKDLLARARTGSGKTAAYAVPLIQQILTSKQTVREQAVRALVLVPTKELGQQVQAMIRQLTAYCARDVRVADISGKAEVSAQRPILMEKPDIVVGTPSRVQAHIKAQNLELHALEVLVIDEADLLFSFGFEADLKSLICNLPKIYQAFLMSATLSDDVQALKELVLHNPVTLKLQGSQLPDSSQLQQYSVKCEEEDKFLLIYTLLKLGLVRGKTLIFVSSLDRCYRLKLFLEQFSVPACVLNSELPVHSRCHIISQFNQGFYDYIIATDEQGLDKPTADSQSAKNKEKKKKKKKSKTGKDKEYGVSRGVDFQNIANVINFDFPTSVESYIHRVGRTARADNKGTALTFVSHSEVLLLEEVESALTGDSGNCALKPYGFRMEEIEGFRYRCRDAMRSVTKQAVKEARLKEIKQELLNSEKLKMYFEDNPRDLQLLRHDKDLHPAIIKPHMKNVPEYLIPSTLKSLVNPLLRRKKKLKTHPKGVMITPLKKNNRGKNPLKSFRYTRKASKQKNKS, encoded by the exons ATGGACCCCGAAAGAATACAGTTCCACGAAATGGGATTAGATGACCGTATTTTAAAG GCGGTCGCTGACCTTGGATGGGCTCAACCGACCCTCATTCAAGAAAAAGCCATTCCACTGGCTCTCGATGGAAAGGATCTTTTGGCAAGAGCTCGGACCGGGTCAGGGAAGACGGCTGCCTATGCCGTGCCACTGATTCAGCAGATCCTCACCTCTAAGCAG ACAGTGCGAGAGCAGGCAGTGCGAGCTTTAGTCCTGGTCCCCACTAAAGAGCTGGGCCAGCAGGTACAGGCTATGATCCGCCAGCTCACCGCTTACTGTGCCAGAGATGTCCGCGTGGCTGACATTTCCGGGAAGGCAGAGGTATCAGCGCAGAG GCCAATTCTGATGGAAAAACCAGATATTGTGGTAGGAACACCGTCTCGGGTTCAAGCCCACATCAAGGCCCAGAACTTGGAGCTGCACGCTCTGGAAGTGCTTGTCATTGATGAAGCAGACCTTCTTTTCTCGTTCGGCTTCGAGGCTGATCTTAAGAGCCTCATTTG TAACTTGCCTAAGATCTATCAGGCGTTCTTAATGTCTGCTACACTCAGTGACGACGTTCAGGCTTTGAAGGAGCTTGTTTTACACAATCCT GTGACGCTGAAGCTACAAGGCTCCCAGCTTCCAGACAGCTCCCAGCTGCagcaatacagtgtaaaatgCGAGGAGGAGGACAAGTTCCTCCTTATCTACACACTCCTCAAACTTGGCCTGGTGCGAGGCAAGACGCTCATATTCGTCAGCAGTTTAGATCGCTGCTACAGGCTCAAGCTGTTCTTGGAGCAGTTCAGCGTTCCAGCCTGCGTCCTTAACTCTGAACTTCCTGTGCACTCAAG GTGTCACATCATATCACAGTTTAATCAAGGATTCTACGATTACATCATAGCCACAGATGAGCAGGGGCTCGACAAACCGACTGCTGATTCCCAAAGTGCTAAAaacaaagagaagaagaagaagaagaagaagagtaaaac AGGCAAAGATAAAGAATATGGTGTGTCCCGAGGTGTGGACTTCCAGAACATCGCAAATGTCATAAACTTTGATTTTCCTACTTCTGTTGAATCCTACATCCACCGAGTCGGCAG GACTGCGAGGGCAGACAACAAAGGAACAGCTCTCACGTTCGTCTCCCATTCCGAGGTCCTGTTGCTGGAGGAGGTTGAAAGTGCTCTTACAGGAG ACAGTGGAAACTGTGCCCTGAAGCCATACGGGTTCAGAATGGAGGAAATAGAAGGATTTAGATACAGATGTCGG GATGCGATGAGGTCTGTGACCAAGCAGGCAGTGAAGGAAGCCAGATTAAAGGAGATCAAGCAGGAGCTGCTCAACTCGGAGAAGCTTAag ATGTATTTCGAGGACAACCCGAGAGATCTGCAGCTACTCCGTCACGACAAAGACCTCCATCCAGCCATCATTAAACCCCACATGAAAAATGTGCCGGAGTATTTGA TTCCGTCAACGCTGAAAAGTCTGGTCAACCCCCTGTTACGCCGGAAGAAGAAACTCAAGACCCACCCAAAGGGAGTCATGATAACTCCCTTGAAG